The Halorientalis sp. IM1011 genome window below encodes:
- a CDS encoding enoyl-CoA hydratase/isomerase family protein: MQSIGSGTVAVSFEDHRADVLLDRPEKRNAMDLTVVDDLRAAIETVDDREDVRVMTLLGNGPVFSAGMDLELMAEADMDGHDEIYAGLRGVFDGIEALSVPTVVGVEKAAIAGAFELTLPFDFRIVGADAAYGLKETKLGIFPFGGGTQRLPRLIGLAKAKELVMKSDQIDPEEAERVGLVNEVVEPGTVDEATREYADELATRAPMGMTRAKECLNSAFDVSLEEGLDMEYDRSREVWDSHDHREGFAAMLEDREPEFEGE, from the coding sequence ATGCAATCGATCGGCTCGGGCACCGTCGCCGTCTCGTTCGAGGACCACCGCGCGGACGTGCTCCTGGATCGGCCGGAGAAGCGCAACGCGATGGACCTGACGGTCGTCGACGACCTCCGGGCGGCCATCGAGACCGTCGACGACCGCGAGGACGTGCGCGTGATGACCCTGCTCGGGAACGGTCCCGTCTTCTCGGCCGGGATGGATCTGGAACTGATGGCCGAGGCCGACATGGACGGCCACGACGAGATCTACGCCGGCCTCCGGGGCGTCTTCGACGGCATCGAGGCGCTGTCGGTCCCGACCGTCGTCGGCGTCGAGAAGGCCGCCATCGCCGGGGCCTTCGAGCTGACGCTGCCTTTCGACTTCCGGATCGTCGGTGCCGACGCCGCCTACGGCCTCAAGGAGACGAAACTCGGCATCTTCCCGTTCGGCGGCGGCACCCAGCGCCTCCCCCGGCTGATCGGGCTGGCGAAAGCGAAGGAGCTGGTGATGAAGTCCGATCAGATCGACCCCGAGGAGGCCGAGCGGGTCGGTCTCGTCAACGAGGTGGTCGAACCCGGGACGGTCGACGAGGCCACCCGCGAGTACGCCGACGAACTCGCGACGCGGGCCCCGATGGGGATGACGCGCGCCAAGGAGTGCCTGAACAGCGCGTTCGACGTGTCCCTCGAGGAGGGGCTGGACATGGAGTACGACCGATCGCGGGAGGTCTGGGACAGCCACGACCACCGCGAGGGGTTCGCGGCGATGCTGGAGGATCGGGAGCCCGAATTCGAGGGGGAGTGA
- a CDS encoding AMP phosphorylase, which translates to MKLQAREIDIGTRTPTVLLNEGDAAEIGVHPLDRVEIEHDGRTVIGVVELTDELVDEGELAVTRPLGHIEGEVRVSIAPNPSSASFVRKKLDDIELEADEIEAIVTDIKYDRLTDAELSAFVTSVYTNGLSRAEIVDLTESMIAAGETMHWDGDPVADKHSIGGVAGNRVTPIVVSIVAAAGVTIPKTSSRAVTSAAGTADTVEVFCDVEFDIDEIREIVAETGGCMVWGGGVNLSPVDDKIIRVETPLSLDPPGQMIASVLSKKKSAGSTRVVIDIPYGEGAKVSSLDAAREMAEDFDRVGDALDMHVDCAITRGNQPVGTGIGCGLEARDVLAVLEGEGPEDLRQKSVSLAEMVLSACDCEDGAAQILDDGRALAKFREIVAAQDGDPDVTASDLPLGGHTATVEAPQAGLVGHANNRLVNETARRAGAPKDKGAGVDLAARVGDTVEEGAPLFTVYAETADKLDEAVQFARENHPLRVSGPDEALVERYT; encoded by the coding sequence ATGAAACTGCAGGCACGGGAGATCGACATCGGCACGCGGACGCCGACGGTACTCCTCAACGAGGGTGACGCCGCCGAGATCGGGGTCCACCCGCTCGACAGAGTCGAGATCGAACACGACGGCCGGACCGTGATCGGCGTCGTCGAGCTGACCGACGAACTCGTCGACGAGGGTGAACTGGCGGTGACGCGCCCGCTGGGCCACATCGAGGGCGAAGTCCGTGTGTCCATCGCCCCGAATCCCAGTTCGGCCTCGTTCGTCCGGAAGAAACTGGACGACATCGAACTCGAAGCCGACGAGATCGAGGCGATCGTCACGGACATCAAGTACGACCGCCTCACCGACGCCGAACTCTCGGCGTTCGTCACCAGCGTCTACACGAACGGCCTCTCCCGGGCCGAGATCGTCGACCTCACCGAGAGCATGATCGCCGCCGGCGAGACGATGCACTGGGACGGTGACCCCGTGGCCGACAAACACTCCATCGGCGGCGTCGCCGGCAACCGCGTGACGCCCATCGTCGTGTCCATCGTCGCCGCCGCGGGCGTGACCATCCCCAAGACCTCCTCGCGGGCGGTCACTTCCGCGGCCGGCACCGCCGACACGGTCGAGGTGTTCTGTGACGTGGAGTTCGACATCGACGAGATCCGCGAGATCGTCGCCGAGACCGGCGGCTGTATGGTCTGGGGTGGCGGCGTCAATCTCTCGCCGGTCGACGACAAGATCATCCGCGTCGAGACGCCCCTGTCGCTGGACCCACCGGGCCAGATGATCGCCTCCGTCCTCTCGAAGAAGAAAAGCGCGGGGTCGACGCGCGTCGTCATCGACATCCCCTACGGCGAAGGGGCGAAGGTCTCCAGCCTCGACGCCGCCCGGGAGATGGCCGAGGACTTCGACCGGGTCGGCGATGCCCTCGACATGCACGTCGACTGTGCGATCACGCGGGGCAACCAGCCAGTGGGCACCGGGATCGGCTGTGGCCTCGAAGCGCGGGACGTGCTCGCGGTCCTCGAGGGTGAGGGGCCCGAGGACCTCCGGCAGAAAAGCGTCAGCCTCGCCGAGATGGTGCTGTCGGCCTGTGACTGCGAGGACGGTGCCGCCCAGATCCTCGACGACGGCCGCGCGCTCGCGAAGTTCCGCGAGATCGTCGCCGCCCAGGACGGCGACCCCGACGTGACCGCGTCCGACCTCCCACTCGGGGGCCACACGGCGACAGTCGAGGCCCCGCAGGCGGGTCTCGTCGGCCACGCCAACAATCGCCTCGTGAACGAAACCGCCCGCCGCGCCGGCGCGCCCAAGGACAAAGGCGCTGGGGTCGACCTCGCGGCGCGAGTCGGCGACACCGTCGAAGAAGGTGCGCCGCTGTTCACCGTCTACGCCGAAACCGCGGACAAACTCGACGAGGCAGTCCAGTTCGCACGG
- a CDS encoding bifunctional nuclease family protein gives MNEATVEGVGVGVGDEGSGAPVVVLRARDELLPIFVSSDQAQSMQLAIEGEPFDRPLTHDLFVEMVAEFGGAIDKVRIDDLADGTFYAKIDAEQYHGGERKELVFDARPSDGIALGLRVDCPVLVSDEVLDAAGRPPEEFDVEGT, from the coding sequence ATGAACGAGGCCACCGTCGAAGGCGTCGGTGTCGGCGTCGGCGACGAAGGCTCGGGTGCGCCGGTCGTCGTCCTGCGTGCGCGGGACGAACTCCTGCCGATCTTCGTCAGCAGCGATCAGGCCCAGTCGATGCAACTGGCCATCGAGGGCGAACCGTTCGACCGGCCGCTCACACACGATCTGTTCGTCGAGATGGTCGCCGAGTTCGGCGGTGCCATCGACAAGGTGCGCATCGACGACCTCGCCGACGGCACCTTCTACGCCAAGATCGACGCCGAGCAGTACCACGGCGGCGAGCGCAAGGAACTCGTCTTCGACGCCCGCCCCAGCGACGGCATCGCGCTGGGTCTCCGGGTCGACTGCCCGGTCCTGGTGTCCGACGAGGTGCTCGACGCCGCCGGTCGCCCGCCCGAGGAGTTCGACGTCGAGGGGACCTGA
- a CDS encoding DUF4112 domain-containing protein → MSWDLEARLDETFDGDRNLPDSIDEAAVDRLKAVAYVMDESVRVPGTELRVGLDPLVSAVPVVGDVISGGLSLYIVVESAYLGVSYATLARMLVNIAIDVGGGALPFVGTVFDAFWKSNVRNVELLLDELSGTDQPDSVTGSTEPDPVVIEVEESAD, encoded by the coding sequence ATGAGCTGGGATCTGGAGGCGCGACTCGACGAGACGTTCGACGGGGACCGGAACCTGCCGGACAGCATCGACGAGGCAGCAGTCGACCGGCTCAAAGCCGTCGCCTACGTCATGGACGAGAGCGTCCGGGTCCCGGGCACGGAGTTGCGTGTCGGACTCGATCCGCTGGTGAGCGCTGTACCCGTAGTGGGTGACGTGATCAGCGGGGGACTCTCGCTGTACATCGTCGTCGAATCGGCGTATCTCGGCGTCTCGTACGCGACGCTGGCGCGGATGCTGGTCAACATCGCGATCGACGTGGGTGGCGGTGCGCTCCCGTTCGTCGGCACCGTCTTCGACGCGTTCTGGAAGTCGAACGTGCGCAACGTCGAACTCCTGCTCGACGAACTGAGCGGGACGGACCAGCCGGATTCGGTCACCGGGTCGACCGAGCCCGACCCCGTGGTGATCGAGGTCGAGGAATCGGCGGACTGA
- a CDS encoding phosphopantetheine adenylyltransferase, with protein MTGTRVAVAGTFGPLHDGHRNLLRTALQYGDDGVIVGLTSDAFAQASRTRAVPPFEQRRTALKAAIEDLDEWDRPVEIRRLTDEHGIVSEDPEIDALVVSPETAQELAAINDGRREKGFEPIQGIVAPYVLAEDGERISSTRIVRGEIDEHGRVRD; from the coding sequence GTGACCGGAACTCGCGTCGCCGTCGCCGGGACCTTCGGGCCGCTCCACGACGGCCACCGAAACCTCCTGCGGACGGCGCTGCAGTACGGGGACGACGGGGTGATCGTCGGACTGACCAGCGACGCGTTCGCGCAGGCGTCACGGACGCGTGCAGTCCCGCCATTCGAGCAGCGGCGCACAGCACTGAAAGCCGCGATCGAGGACCTCGACGAGTGGGACAGACCCGTGGAGATCAGACGGCTAACCGACGAGCACGGCATCGTCAGCGAGGACCCCGAGATCGATGCGCTGGTCGTCTCGCCGGAGACGGCGCAGGAACTGGCGGCGATCAACGACGGCCGACGCGAGAAGGGGTTCGAACCGATCCAGGGGATCGTCGCCCCCTACGTTCTGGCCGAGGACGGTGAACGTATCTCCTCGACCCGGATCGTTCGGGGCGAGATCGACGAACACGGGCGCGTCCGCGACTGA
- a CDS encoding cation-translocating P-type ATPase, protein MTDGIVDGDGGAGEAVQLRLEVPEMDCPSCAGKVENALDGVEGVTGSEFSPATGVVTLTAASAEAREAAVEAVEAAGYEVTDASEAGTERAGPAAAEPVWKTTRAKKTAAGAVLLLVGLAVRFLPLGLDVAVARPFGHPLFAADVVLLVAIAASGEVIVRNGYYSARNLSLDIDFLMTVAILGATAVSLFTPERLLIEAASLAVLFNVAELLERHAVDRARNSLTELLELAPERALVRRDGELTEVPAGEVDVGETVVVEPGEKVPLDGEVTEGESAVNEAPITGESVPVDKTVGDEVYAGSINESGYLEFSVTAGADDTTLSRVIDLVEGAQERKTDREQFVDRFAGYYTPIVVAAAILTATVPPLVLGWPGIEWLVNGITFLVIACPCAFVISTPVTVVSGVTSAARNGVLVKGGDHLEAMGEVDAVALDKTGTLTTGDLGVTDVVPLNGNDEDDVLRCARGLEARSEHPIAAAIVGHASAEGVEDGDREVEGFESLTGQGVRADLGGATHFAGKPALFEDLGFDLGHVHFTTDAGELPDDARDRCERAGCLDLVEDTIPRLQSEGKTVILVGTEAEVEGLIAVSDTIRPNAARTVDALREQGLTTVMLTGDNEGTARAVAEDVGVDEFRAGLLPEEKVEAVESLQDEFGEVAMVGDGINDAPALATADVGVAMGAAGSDTAIETADVALLGDDLSRLPYLTKLASRANGVIRQNIWGSLGVKAVLALGIPFGLVGVIHAVLIGDVGMTSAITGNAMRLARLKPEDL, encoded by the coding sequence GCGCTCGACGGCGTCGAGGGCGTAACCGGATCGGAGTTCAGCCCGGCGACGGGCGTGGTCACGCTGACGGCGGCCTCGGCCGAGGCGCGCGAGGCGGCCGTCGAGGCAGTCGAGGCGGCGGGCTACGAGGTGACCGACGCGTCAGAAGCCGGCACAGAGCGCGCGGGGCCGGCCGCGGCGGAACCGGTCTGGAAGACCACGCGAGCGAAAAAGACCGCTGCCGGCGCAGTGCTGTTGCTGGTCGGGCTCGCCGTCCGGTTCCTGCCGCTGGGGCTGGACGTGGCGGTCGCCCGGCCGTTCGGCCACCCACTGTTCGCCGCCGACGTGGTTCTGCTCGTGGCCATCGCCGCGAGTGGCGAAGTGATCGTCCGGAACGGCTACTACTCGGCGCGGAACCTGAGTCTCGACATCGACTTCCTGATGACCGTCGCGATCCTCGGCGCGACGGCGGTGTCGCTGTTCACGCCCGAGCGGCTGCTGATCGAGGCGGCCTCGCTCGCGGTCCTCTTCAACGTCGCCGAGTTGCTGGAACGCCACGCCGTCGACCGGGCGCGCAACTCCCTGACCGAGTTGCTCGAACTCGCACCCGAACGCGCCCTCGTCCGGCGCGACGGTGAACTGACGGAGGTCCCTGCGGGCGAAGTCGATGTCGGAGAGACGGTCGTCGTCGAACCCGGGGAGAAGGTGCCGCTGGACGGTGAGGTGACCGAGGGCGAGAGCGCGGTCAACGAGGCCCCGATCACCGGCGAGAGCGTCCCGGTCGACAAGACCGTCGGCGACGAGGTGTACGCCGGGTCGATCAACGAGAGCGGCTATCTGGAGTTTTCGGTCACGGCGGGAGCCGACGACACCACGCTCTCGCGGGTGATCGACCTCGTGGAGGGCGCACAGGAGCGCAAGACCGACCGCGAGCAGTTCGTCGACCGCTTCGCCGGCTACTACACGCCCATCGTCGTCGCCGCGGCGATCCTCACCGCGACCGTCCCGCCGCTGGTCCTCGGGTGGCCCGGGATCGAGTGGCTCGTCAACGGCATCACCTTTCTCGTGATCGCCTGTCCCTGCGCGTTCGTCATCTCGACGCCGGTCACGGTGGTCTCGGGCGTGACGAGCGCGGCCCGCAACGGCGTCCTCGTGAAGGGCGGCGACCACCTCGAAGCGATGGGCGAGGTCGACGCCGTCGCGCTGGACAAGACGGGGACACTGACGACTGGCGACCTCGGCGTCACCGACGTGGTGCCGCTCAACGGGAACGACGAGGACGACGTGCTCCGCTGTGCCCGCGGGCTGGAGGCCCGGAGCGAACACCCCATCGCCGCGGCCATCGTCGGTCACGCCAGCGCCGAGGGCGTCGAGGACGGCGACCGCGAGGTCGAGGGTTTCGAGAGCCTGACCGGGCAGGGCGTCCGCGCGGACCTCGGCGGCGCGACCCACTTCGCCGGGAAGCCCGCACTCTTCGAGGACCTGGGTTTCGACCTCGGTCACGTCCACTTCACGACCGACGCGGGCGAGTTGCCAGACGACGCCCGCGACCGGTGTGAGCGGGCGGGCTGTCTCGACCTCGTCGAGGACACCATCCCGCGACTTCAGAGCGAGGGCAAGACCGTGATCCTCGTCGGCACCGAGGCGGAGGTCGAGGGCCTGATCGCCGTCTCCGACACGATCCGGCCGAACGCGGCCCGCACCGTCGACGCCCTGCGTGAGCAGGGACTGACCACTGTGATGCTCACCGGCGACAACGAGGGAACCGCCCGCGCCGTCGCCGAGGACGTCGGCGTCGACGAGTTCCGGGCCGGCCTGCTCCCGGAGGAGAAAGTCGAGGCCGTCGAGAGCCTGCAGGACGAATTCGGCGAGGTCGCGATGGTCGGCGACGGCATCAACGACGCGCCGGCGCTGGCGACCGCGGACGTGGGCGTCGCCATGGGCGCGGCCGGGTCGGACACGGCCATCGAGACCGCCGACGTGGCGCTGCTGGGCGACGACCTCTCCCGATTGCCCTACCTCACGAAACTCGCCAGCCGGGCCAACGGCGTCATCCGGCAGAACATCTGGGGCTCGCTGGGCGTGAAGGCCGTCCTCGCGCTCGGGATTCCCTTCGGCCTCGTCGGCGTCATCCACGCCGTCCTGATCGGAGACGTGGGCATGACCAGCGCAATCACCGGAAACGCGATGCGACTGGCGCGGTTGAAGCCCGAGGATCTGTAG
- a CDS encoding universal stress protein, producing MTEYDTILVPTDGSEGALAAADHAVGLAERYDATVHVLAVVDVDEVALTTPTDVNVGDLKSTLRASAQSNVDEIVSRAERADRPTEEAILVGVPHRAIVDYVEDEGIDLIVMGTHGRTGVRRVLLGSVAERVVRTSPSPVMTIRPDADAAE from the coding sequence ATGACCGAGTACGACACGATTCTGGTGCCGACCGACGGAAGCGAGGGAGCGCTGGCCGCGGCGGATCACGCCGTCGGACTGGCCGAACGCTACGACGCGACCGTCCACGTCCTCGCGGTCGTCGACGTGGACGAGGTGGCACTGACGACGCCGACGGACGTGAACGTCGGCGACCTGAAATCGACCCTGCGAGCCAGCGCACAGTCGAACGTCGACGAGATCGTGAGCCGCGCCGAGCGCGCGGACCGGCCCACCGAGGAGGCGATTCTGGTCGGCGTCCCCCACCGGGCGATCGTCGACTACGTCGAGGACGAGGGGATCGATCTGATCGTGATGGGAACCCACGGGCGGACGGGCGTGCGGCGCGTCCTGCTCGGGAGCGTCGCCGAACGCGTCGTTCGGACCTCGCCGTCCCCGGTGATGACGATCCGTCCCGACGCGGACGCCGCGGAGTGA